The stretch of DNA GCGCGGACGCTCGGCTTCAAGGTGGCGATCGCGGTGGTGGACGAGGCGGGGCACCTCGTCGCCTGCGACCGCATGGACGGGGCACTCTGGCCGACGCCCGAGATCGCGCGCGCGAAGGCGAACGCCGCGGCCGCGTTCCGGGCCACGACGCAGGACCTCGAGGAGCGCTTCAACAAGGGACGCCAGCTCTTCGCCGACAACGTGGCGACGCTCGGCGACTACCGGTTCGTGTTCGGCCGCGGCGCGGTGCCCCTCGTCGAGGGCGACCAGATCGTGGGCGCCGTCGGGGTGAGCGGCGCGGTGCCCGCCGACAACGACCACGCCATCGCCGACGAGGCCGCCGGCCACCCCGTCCTGCCCAAGAGCCACTGACGCGCGGGCCCCACCCTCGATGCCCCGTTCTGAGGTAAGCTTCCTCCCGTGCAGTTCGAGGTGGAGATCCACGAGAACGAGGCGAGGGAGTGGGTGGCGACCGCCGTCGCGTACGGCGTGACGGCGACGGGCCGGACGGAGAAGGAGGCCCTCGCCCGCATCATGGAGGCCCTCGCGCAGCACTTCAAGAAGACCCTGAGGCCGTGAGCGGCGCGCTCGCGGGCCTGCGTGTCGTGGACTGCTCGCGCCTCATCGCGGGCGGCGTTCTCGCGACGATCCTCGCCGACCACGGCGCCGACGTCGTCAAGGTCGAGAACCCGCGGGGCGGCGATCCCCTCCGGACGTGGCTCCGCGAGCGGGGCGAGCTGTGGTGGAAGGTCTACGCGCGCGGCAAGCGGTCCATCACGCTCAACCTCGCGCACCCGCGGGGACAGGCCCTTCTGCGACGGCTCGCGCGGGACGCCGACGTCCTCATCGAGAACTTCCTCCCCGGCACCTTCGAGAAGTGGGGGCTCGGCTGGGACGTCCTCTCGGCCGAGAACCCGCGCCTCGTGTTCGCGCGCGTCTCGGGCTGGGGGCAGGACGGCCCGTACCGCGACCGCCCGGGCTTCGGGACGATGGTCGAGGCGATGAGCGGCTTCGCCGCGGCGACGGGCCCCGCGGACCGGCCGCCGACGCTGCCGTCGTTCCCGATGGCGGACATGGTCGCCGCCCTCGCCGGCGCCGCCGCCGTGCTCGCGGCGCTCCGCCACCGCGACCAGGCCTCGGGGCGTGGCCAGGTGATCGACATCTCGCTCTACGAGCCGCTCCTCTCCGTCCTCGGGCCGGCCGCCGCCGAGTACGCGCTCGACGGCACGATCCGGACGCGCCACGGCAACCAGTCGGACAACGCGAGCCCCCGCGGCACCTACCGGACGCGTGACGGCAAGTGGGTGGCGCTCTCGGCCTCGACGCCCGCCTCGGCGACGGCCCTCTTCGCCGGGCTCGGGCTCGGCGACATGCTGCGCGACCCGCGCTTCGCGACGAACGACGCGCGCGTCGCCCACAACGACCTGGTGGACGACGCGCTGTCCCGAGCGATCGGCGCGCGGACGCTCGACGAGATGCTCCTGCTCTTCGAGAAGGCGGACCTGACGGCCTCGCCCGTCTACGACGTCGCCGACATCACGAAGGACCCCCACGTGCTCGCGCGTGGGATCCTGGCGGACGTGCCCGACCCCGACCTCGGCGCGGTCCGCATGACCGCGCCGACGCCGCGCCTCGGCGCCACGCCGGCCGCGATCCGCTGGCCGGGCCCGAGGCTCGGCGCGCACAACCGCGAGGTCTACGCCTCCCTCGGCGTCTCCGACGCGGAGCTCGACGAGCTCAGGCGCGACGGGATCGTCTAGCGTGGCGCGGCGCGCGCCCGCGGCCCCGGCCGCGTCGCCGAACCCCTTCGCCCACGCCACGGCGATCTCCATGCTCGACGCCCTCGCGGCGCGCCACGGCGCGAGCGAGGCGATCGTGTTCGGCGACCGGCGCATGACCTTCGCCGCGTTCGCCGCGGCCGCACACCGGCTCGCGAGCGGCCTCGCGGCGCTCGGGATCGGCCGCGGCGACAAGGTCGCGATCTGGCTGCCGAACCGGCCCGAGTGGTACGTCGCCCAGTACGCGTGCGCGCGCCTCGGCGCGGTGGTCGTCGCGCTGAACCCGCGCTACAAGGCGCACGAGCTCACGTACATCCTCGGCCAGTCGGACGCGACGGCGCTCCTCCTCACCGACCACCTCGGCGGGATCGACTACTTCGAGACGCTCCACCAGGTGCTGCCCGGGCTGCCCGCGTCGGTCCCCGGCGAGCTCTCGAGCGCCGCGTTTCCGGCGCTGCGCCACGTCATCGTGGACGCGGAGGACCCCTATCCCGGCTGCCACCGCCTCGCCGATCTGTTCGAGACGGGGGCCGCGCTGCCGGCCGCGGCCGGACCCGACGACGTCTTCACGCTGCTCTACACGTCGGGCACGACCTCGTTCCCGAAGGGCGCGATGATCACGCACCGTAACTGCGTTCCCCATGGCTGGAACGTCGGCGAGGCGCTGCGGATGACGCCCGAGGACCGGGTGCTCCACGCGCTGCCGGCCGCCGGCACGTGGGGCGGCGTCAACATCCCGCTCGTCACGTGGAGCCACGGCGCGTGTCTGGTCTTGATGGACGCCTTCGATCCGCTCCGCGCGCTCCAGCTGATCGAGCGCGAGCGCTGCACCGTCTGGAACGCGGTGGACGCGATGGTCAAGGCGATGCTCGACCATCCGGACCTCGAGCGTTACGACCGCTCGTCGCTCCGCACGGGCGCGCTCGGCTCGACGGGCGGCGGCGCGCACGGCCTCTTCGAGGCGTGGATCGGGAAGATCGGCGTGAAGGCGGGCTACGAGCCCTACGGGATGACCGAGGTGAACGCGATGGCGCTCTACCACGAGCTGGACGAGCCGCTCGAGCTCCGGAAGCTCCCGGGCGTCAACCCGGCGCCCGGGCTCGCGGTGCGCGTCGTGCACCCGGAGACCGGCGCGCCGTGCCGGCCGGGCGAGGAGGGCGAGCTCCAGTTCCGCGGCGAGATCGTCACGCGCGGCTACTACAAGAAGCCCGAGGAGACGGCGGCGGCGTTCACGCCGGATGGCTGGTTCCGCTCCGGCGACCTCGGCGTCCAGGACGCCGCGGGCCATACCATCTTCAAGGGACGGCTCCGGGAGACGCTCAGGATCAGCCACTTCATGGTCGCGCCGGGCGAGATCGAGGCGTTTCTCATGTCGCACCCGGACGTCGCCCAGGCGTTTGTCGTCGGCGTGCCCGACCCCAGGCTCAACGAGGCGCCGGTCGCCTACGTTATCTTAAAGCAGGGCGCCTTTCTCACCGAGGACGCGCTGCGCGGCTTCTGCCGGGGGAAGGTCGCCTCCTACAAGATCCCGGTCGCCGTGCGCTTCGTGAAGGACGTGCCGCGCACGCCGGGGCCGCACGGCGACAAGGTCCAGCGCGGCAGGCTCCGCGAGCAGGCGATGCGGGAGCTGGGGAGAGGCGCGGCGGTCTGAGCGTCCGTCCGAGCTAGGCGCGCCGCCTGGCAGACGTCCCGGCGCGCCGCCGCGCGCGGGCGAGGCGCACGGTGCTCCCGCGGACGCGCGTCGCGCAGCGCCGGCAGAAGTACCCGAGCTCCACCGGGTGCCCGCAGGCGTCGTGGACGAGCGCGCTCGAGCGGTGCACGTGGCGCGTCCCCCACGTCGCGAGCGCGCCGATCACCACCCCGAGCTCGCGCCCCTTGTCCGTCAGCGCGTACTCCGCCCGCGGCGGGTGGTCGGAGTAGAAGCGCCGCGCGACGAGTGCCTCATCCTCCATGAGCTTCAGCCGGTCGGACAAAAGATTCGGCGCGATCCCCTTGAGGCTCGACTGTAAGTCCTGGAAGCGCTGCGGGCCGCGGAGCAGGTCGCGCACGAGCAGGAGGGTCCAGCGGTCGCCGACGACGTCGAGCGACTTCGCCACCGGGCACGCCTGGCCGTAGCGCTTGGGCACGTCCCGAGTATAGCCGGCGCTTGACAGAAATGCTAGTAACTATAAAATAGAAAGTCACATGGACCCGACGACCCGCCGGCTCCTCGAGGCGCCCATCGCCCCGACGCTCCTCGCCCTGGCGGCGCCCAACGTCCTCATGCTCGTGTCCCAGGTCGCGCTCAACGTCCTCGAGGCCTACTTCGTGGGCTGGCTCGGCGCCGACGCCCTCGCTGGCGTCTCCGTGACCTTCCCCCTCGTCATGCTCATGCAGACGATGTCGGCGGGCGGGATGGGCGGCGGCGTCGCCTCGGCGGTGGCGCGCGCGCTCGGCGCCGGCCGCCGCGCGGACGCGAGCGCCCTGGTCGCCCACGCGATCGTCATCGCGCTCGCCATGGCGGCGCTCTTCAGCGCGGCCCTCCTCGTGGGCGGTCCCGCGATCTACCGGGCGATGGGGGCGCGCGACGGCGCCCTCGCGGCCGCCCTCGCCTACTCGAACGTGATCTTCGCCGGCGCCGCCGCGTTCTGGCTCTTCAACACGCTGGCCAGCGTGGTACGCGGCACGGGCAACATGCGCCTGCCGGCCGGGGTGGCCGTCGGCGGGGGCGCGATCCTCCTCGGGCTCTCGCCCGCCCTCATCTTCGGCTGGGGCCCCCTGCCGCGGCTCGGCGTGCGCGGCGCGGCGATCGCGCTCGTCACCTATTACGGCCTCGGCGCCCTCGTCTTCCTCGGCTACCTCGTCTCCGGCCGGAGCCTCGTCACCCTGGCGCCGCGGGCGGTGCGCTTCCGGCGCGCGCTCTTCGGGGAGATCCTCCGCGTCGGGGCGCCGAGCCTCGTGAACAACGTCCAGACGAACCTGACCGTCGTGATCCTCACGGCGCTCGTGGGGCCCTTCGGCACCTTCGCCCTCGCGGGCTACGGCATGGGCGTGCGCCTCGAGTACCTCCAGATCCCGCTGGTCTTCGGCTTCGGCTCGGCGCTCGTCACGATGGTCGGCACGAACTTCGGCGCGGGCCGGGCCGAGCGCGCCCGGCGCGTGGCGTGGACCGGCGCCCTGATGGCGGCGGGCGTCTGCGAGACGATCGGGCTCGCGGCCGCGCTCTTCCCGCGCGCGTGGCTCGGCCTCTTCAGCTCGGAGCCCGAGGTCCTCGCCGCCGGCGCCGCCTACCTCCGCGTCGTCGGCCCGACGTACGGCTTCTTCGGTCTCGGGCTCGCGCTCTACTTCGCGTCCCAGGGCGCGGGCCGGCTCCTCTGGCCGCTCCTCGCGGGCGCGAGCCGTCTCGGCGTCGCGGCGGCGGGCGGCTGGCTGATCCTCCACTGGACCGGCGGCGAACTCGCGGCGCTGTTCGCCGTGATGGGCGCGGCGCTGGTCGTCTTCGGATCCACGCTCGCGGGCGCGATCCATCTCGGCGCCTGGAACGCACGGAGGGAACCATGAGCACACAGCAGATCTTCGGCCTGCAGTTCCTGCTGAGCCTGGTCGTGTACGGACTCATCGCGCGGTGGTACGTGGCGCCGCGGCTCCGAGCGCTGCCCGTCGCGTCGGCGCTGACGCCGCTGCTCTTCCTCCACGCGACCCGTCACCTCGGCATGGTGTTCCTCGTCCCGTCGGTCGTCGGCCCGGGGCTCCAGCCCGAGTTCGCGGTCCCGGCGGCGTACGGCGACCTGCTCGCGGCGCTTCTGGCGCTCCTGGCGCTCGTCGCGCTCAGGGCGCGCTGGCCGGTGGCGCTGGCGCTCGTCTGGGTCTTCAATGTCGTCGGGGCGCTCGACCTGGTGAACGCGCTGTACCGCGGCGCGCGGCTCGGCGTGAGCCTGGGCGCGGCCTACTACATCCCGACGTTCGCGGTGCCCGCGCTGCTCGTGACGCACGCGATGATCTTCGCCATTCTCCTGCGGCGCTCACGGTAAGGAGGGACCGATGCCCAGGATGCTCGACGCGATCCGCATGATGCAGCGCGGAGAGCTGCCGCCGCCGCCCGTCGCCACGCTCATCGGATTCACGCTCGTCGCCGTCGAGCCGGGCCGGGCGGTCGTCGCGCTCGAGGCGACGGAGCGCCACGCGAACCCGATGGGCACGCTCCACGGCGGCGTCCTCTGCGACGTCGCGGACGCGGCGATGGGGATGGCCTGGGCGTCCACGCTCGACGAGGGCGAGACGTTCACGACGCTCGAGCTCAAGATCAACTTCCTCAAGCCCGTCTGGACGGGACGGCTCACCGCCACCGGACGCGTCGTGAAGGGCGGCCGGACGGTCGGCCTCGTCGAGTGCGACGTCGTGGACGCGAAGGAGCGGCTCGTGGCCCGGGCGAGCTCGACCGTGCTGACCCTCCGGGGCGCCGAGGCCGCCGGCCGCTAGACGCCCCGACGGGCGTCGAGTATTCTCGGAGCGCATTCCCGAGGGAGCGCATCCGTGAGGCTCGACGTCTGAGGAGGCGACCATGGCCGAGCGACTGGCACTCGCCGTCATACCCGGGGTGGGCTGGAGCGCGCGCGAGGTGCAGGCGGTCGCCCGCGAGGCGGAGGACGCGGGGTTCGACGCGATCTTCGCCGCCGAGGTCAACAACGACGTGCTGGCGACGGCCCAGCTCATGGGCGCGGCGACCCAGCGCATCACCGTGGGCACCTGGATCGCGAACATCTACCTGCGCCATTCGTACGCGTGCGCGCAGGGTGCGGCCCTCATCGCCGACGCCACGGGCGGAC from Candidatus Methylomirabilota bacterium encodes:
- a CDS encoding heme-binding protein, with translation MALTLEKAHACIERGFAKARTLGFKVAIAVVDEAGHLVACDRMDGALWPTPEIARAKANAAAAFRATTQDLEERFNKGRQLFADNVATLGDYRFVFGRGAVPLVEGDQIVGAVGVSGAVPADNDHAIADEAAGHPVLPKSH
- a CDS encoding CoA transferase, coding for MSGALAGLRVVDCSRLIAGGVLATILADHGADVVKVENPRGGDPLRTWLRERGELWWKVYARGKRSITLNLAHPRGQALLRRLARDADVLIENFLPGTFEKWGLGWDVLSAENPRLVFARVSGWGQDGPYRDRPGFGTMVEAMSGFAAATGPADRPPTLPSFPMADMVAALAGAAAVLAALRHRDQASGRGQVIDISLYEPLLSVLGPAAAEYALDGTIRTRHGNQSDNASPRGTYRTRDGKWVALSASTPASATALFAGLGLGDMLRDPRFATNDARVAHNDLVDDALSRAIGARTLDEMLLLFEKADLTASPVYDVADITKDPHVLARGILADVPDPDLGAVRMTAPTPRLGATPAAIRWPGPRLGAHNREVYASLGVSDAELDELRRDGIV
- a CDS encoding AMP-binding protein, yielding MARRAPAAPAASPNPFAHATAISMLDALAARHGASEAIVFGDRRMTFAAFAAAAHRLASGLAALGIGRGDKVAIWLPNRPEWYVAQYACARLGAVVVALNPRYKAHELTYILGQSDATALLLTDHLGGIDYFETLHQVLPGLPASVPGELSSAAFPALRHVIVDAEDPYPGCHRLADLFETGAALPAAAGPDDVFTLLYTSGTTSFPKGAMITHRNCVPHGWNVGEALRMTPEDRVLHALPAAGTWGGVNIPLVTWSHGACLVLMDAFDPLRALQLIERERCTVWNAVDAMVKAMLDHPDLERYDRSSLRTGALGSTGGGAHGLFEAWIGKIGVKAGYEPYGMTEVNAMALYHELDEPLELRKLPGVNPAPGLAVRVVHPETGAPCRPGEEGELQFRGEIVTRGYYKKPEETAAAFTPDGWFRSGDLGVQDAAGHTIFKGRLRETLRISHFMVAPGEIEAFLMSHPDVAQAFVVGVPDPRLNEAPVAYVILKQGAFLTEDALRGFCRGKVASYKIPVAVRFVKDVPRTPGPHGDKVQRGRLREQAMRELGRGAAV
- a CDS encoding helix-turn-helix domain-containing protein, whose protein sequence is MPKRYGQACPVAKSLDVVGDRWTLLLVRDLLRGPQRFQDLQSSLKGIAPNLLSDRLKLMEDEALVARRFYSDHPPRAEYALTDKGRELGVVIGALATWGTRHVHRSSALVHDACGHPVELGYFCRRCATRVRGSTVRLARARRRAGTSARRRA
- a CDS encoding MATE family efflux transporter yields the protein MDPTTRRLLEAPIAPTLLALAAPNVLMLVSQVALNVLEAYFVGWLGADALAGVSVTFPLVMLMQTMSAGGMGGGVASAVARALGAGRRADASALVAHAIVIALAMAALFSAALLVGGPAIYRAMGARDGALAAALAYSNVIFAGAAAFWLFNTLASVVRGTGNMRLPAGVAVGGGAILLGLSPALIFGWGPLPRLGVRGAAIALVTYYGLGALVFLGYLVSGRSLVTLAPRAVRFRRALFGEILRVGAPSLVNNVQTNLTVVILTALVGPFGTFALAGYGMGVRLEYLQIPLVFGFGSALVTMVGTNFGAGRAERARRVAWTGALMAAGVCETIGLAAALFPRAWLGLFSSEPEVLAAGAAYLRVVGPTYGFFGLGLALYFASQGAGRLLWPLLAGASRLGVAAAGGWLILHWTGGELAALFAVMGAALVVFGSTLAGAIHLGAWNARREP
- a CDS encoding PaaI family thioesterase, coding for MPRMLDAIRMMQRGELPPPPVATLIGFTLVAVEPGRAVVALEATERHANPMGTLHGGVLCDVADAAMGMAWASTLDEGETFTTLELKINFLKPVWTGRLTATGRVVKGGRTVGLVECDVVDAKERLVARASSTVLTLRGAEAAGR